A genomic stretch from Methanomassiliicoccales archaeon includes:
- the cas10 gene encoding type III-A CRISPR-associated protein Cas10/Csm1 — MNELELRYASFLHDIGKFIQRSTINGTHQEVGSNFVKLLGSLPEGIATAVKEHHSPNDVRDAETRRMATLVQQADHLSAKERINDEHQERDPPENFSLLSPMGYITGVVHELKEPIRSWFPIEHFDASRIVEPTLENEAGRVAGALSYEKLRKQLYDDLRLLSFTLNEASFETLVNLLSTYTVFIPSATYYTIPDISLFDHLKTTCAVAEALFKGDEGEGEDKRILFIEGDISGIQDFIYSVKSPTEAQKGMASRLRGRSFVIELLNRGIAHYLLKELSLSTCSLIWCTGGHFLILAPYSEESKGKIAELKKRIDEAIFAEFANSIYVAIATVSVKASELVNFSEILSKLSIELEAEKKRRFFDVIDELSFTGKEEHGIPCAICGSFVDEKKPFCSKCDRHEAIGRSLPKSEYFLEVFFRGELDRDCNLSIPQLGIGWYLLRDIDEVSAVLMKLSGKSGRHFDIQYARLLKINDTRFVREETVSVIKSVPDIPIALGYILIGNYAPINPNGDVYSLDDVANGTIFSNSGSSDGKKGSRRLAVARLDVDNLGKIMTEGLIGSWSSQVVDPELKAIADGNRRTISRYCTISRLFDYFFKCYLNLICQNRAVFIIYSGGDDAFIVGDWIEVIKVSKEIYSRFKNFTSENDNLTLSCAISLFKYKYPIGRAGILAGELLEELPKSIEGKNAIHLFGETVNWRDSALGVTVYRDLEKLLETSDKLHDLINGRVLSKGFLYKLLKYQSITFHAEGTGCEIETASGSGRMSKSQYAEAMLRKGMATGRKKYIPYFKYEIGRLKDKLSPQDIGWLEREIPKIVPFARLPVSYISYRIREERVEKMS; from the coding sequence GTGAACGAATTAGAGCTCCGCTATGCTTCATTTTTGCACGACATAGGAAAATTCATCCAGCGCTCTACCATTAACGGAACGCATCAGGAAGTTGGCTCCAATTTCGTGAAGCTGCTCGGCAGCCTGCCTGAAGGTATTGCAACCGCAGTCAAAGAACACCACAGCCCAAATGATGTCCGAGACGCAGAAACAAGGCGCATGGCAACCCTTGTCCAACAAGCCGATCATCTCTCTGCAAAGGAAAGAATAAATGATGAGCACCAGGAAAGGGATCCGCCCGAGAATTTCTCACTGCTCTCTCCGATGGGTTATATTACAGGCGTTGTTCACGAGCTGAAGGAACCCATCCGCTCCTGGTTTCCAATCGAGCACTTCGACGCTTCGCGAATCGTGGAGCCAACTCTGGAAAACGAAGCTGGTAGGGTCGCTGGTGCATTAAGCTACGAGAAATTGCGGAAACAGCTCTACGATGATCTTCGCCTTCTTTCTTTCACCCTCAATGAGGCATCATTTGAAACGCTCGTGAATTTGTTATCGACATACACCGTTTTCATTCCGTCGGCCACTTATTATACGATTCCAGATATTTCTCTCTTCGATCATTTGAAGACAACATGCGCTGTCGCAGAAGCCCTATTCAAGGGAGATGAGGGTGAAGGAGAGGACAAGCGGATTCTGTTTATCGAAGGGGACATTTCTGGGATACAGGATTTCATCTATTCGGTCAAATCGCCAACAGAAGCACAAAAGGGCATGGCTTCGCGATTGAGGGGAAGGTCCTTCGTCATTGAGCTCCTCAACCGCGGGATTGCACATTACCTTTTGAAAGAGCTTTCCCTGAGTACCTGTTCTTTGATCTGGTGCACTGGCGGTCATTTCCTCATACTTGCACCATATTCTGAGGAAAGCAAGGGCAAGATTGCGGAATTGAAGAAGAGAATCGATGAGGCTATTTTCGCCGAATTTGCAAATTCAATCTATGTGGCAATCGCCACCGTTAGTGTCAAAGCGTCAGAACTTGTCAACTTCAGCGAGATTCTTTCGAAGCTCTCTATTGAACTGGAGGCTGAGAAGAAGCGAAGGTTCTTTGATGTGATCGATGAGCTCTCGTTCACCGGAAAAGAAGAGCATGGCATACCATGTGCAATCTGTGGCAGTTTTGTTGATGAGAAAAAACCCTTTTGTTCGAAATGCGATCGTCACGAAGCGATTGGCAGAAGTCTTCCAAAATCCGAGTATTTCCTCGAGGTTTTCTTCAGGGGAGAACTCGATAGAGATTGCAACCTGTCCATCCCACAACTGGGGATCGGCTGGTACCTGCTTCGCGATATCGATGAAGTTAGCGCGGTATTGATGAAACTTTCTGGCAAATCAGGTCGGCATTTTGATATCCAGTATGCAAGACTCCTTAAGATCAATGATACTCGCTTTGTGAGAGAAGAGACGGTTTCCGTTATAAAGTCAGTACCTGACATCCCGATCGCCCTTGGTTATATACTGATTGGGAATTATGCACCGATAAACCCGAACGGGGATGTATACTCGCTTGACGATGTGGCAAATGGCACGATCTTCTCGAATTCTGGATCATCGGACGGGAAGAAGGGGTCGAGAAGGCTCGCTGTTGCACGCCTCGACGTCGACAACTTGGGAAAAATCATGACCGAAGGATTGATCGGATCGTGGTCATCTCAAGTTGTAGATCCAGAATTAAAGGCAATCGCGGATGGCAACAGGCGGACCATTTCGAGATATTGCACGATAAGTCGTCTTTTCGATTACTTCTTCAAGTGCTACCTCAACCTCATTTGCCAAAATAGGGCTGTATTCATCATTTACTCCGGCGGTGACGACGCATTCATCGTTGGTGACTGGATTGAGGTGATCAAAGTCTCGAAAGAAATCTACTCGCGGTTCAAGAATTTCACATCGGAAAATGATAACCTCACACTTTCGTGCGCAATTTCGCTATTCAAATATAAGTATCCAATCGGAAGAGCTGGGATTCTGGCTGGCGAGCTCCTCGAGGAACTCCCGAAGTCCATCGAAGGCAAGAACGCAATCCATCTATTTGGAGAAACGGTGAACTGGAGAGATTCAGCCCTCGGGGTGACAGTTTACAGAGATCTTGAGAAATTGCTGGAGACTTCTGATAAGCTTCATGATCTTATAAATGGAAGAGTCTTGTCAAAGGGGTTTCTCTACAAATTACTCAAATATCAAAGCATCACCTTCCATGCAGAGGGCACAGGTTGTGAGATTGAGACTGCCTCAGGCTCAGGGCGAATGTCCAAGAGCCAATACGCCGAGGCCATGCTGAGGAAGGGCATGGCCACAGGCAGGAAGAAATACATCCCCTATTTCAAATATGAAATAGGCAGGCTGAAGGACAAATTGAGTCCGCAGGACATTGGTTGGCTTGAGAGGGAGATACCGAAGATTGTTCCATTTGCTAGGTTGCCTGTCAGTTATATTAGTTACAGAATAAGAGAGGAAAGGGTGGAAAAGATGAGTTGA
- the csm2 gene encoding type III-A CRISPR-associated protein Csm2 has protein sequence MKGVWVEMQRDVRGSPHSGRGEGTAQRVPQELLSMIPRSLKEMSGEKQVEFAEEVAKRCKDVSKSRMRTIYAWVRKSRLDLQEAKRKADQPTVDQIRPIISDIKLLKAKLAYLAGRGKENRDERDQMNNLYEILCRVIDAVSDEQDLEAFFSVVESILAYHRYYSS, from the coding sequence TTGAAAGGAGTGTGGGTTGAAATGCAAAGAGATGTGAGAGGTTCGCCGCACTCGGGTCGCGGCGAAGGAACGGCGCAAAGAGTGCCGCAGGAGCTGCTGAGCATGATTCCTAGATCATTGAAGGAAATGAGCGGCGAGAAACAGGTGGAGTTTGCGGAGGAAGTCGCAAAAAGATGCAAGGATGTTTCGAAGAGCAGAATGCGAACAATTTATGCTTGGGTGCGCAAGTCTAGGCTTGACCTGCAGGAAGCAAAAAGGAAAGCTGATCAGCCAACGGTTGACCAGATTAGACCAATAATTTCGGACATCAAGCTTCTCAAGGCCAAGCTCGCCTATCTTGCAGGAAGGGGTAAGGAAAACAGAGATGAAAGAGATCAAATGAACAATCTCTATGAAATTCTGTGTAGAGTGATTGATGCCGTTTCGGATGAACAGGATCTGGAGGCATTCTTTTCTGTGGTTGAGAGCATTCTTGCATACCACAGATACTACTCATCGTAA
- the csm3 gene encoding type III-A CRISPR-associated RAMP protein Csm3: MTEGIVVNYGFVGNLIIRGKIVAETGLLIGGSEEMTEIGGIDKQVIRDADGMPYIPGSSLKGKMRSLLEWYYKKVGESGIHVCKDVNEALKCPVCRVFGVPADQEMKIGPTRLICRDGHVTERTREELRRMGALEVKTENVIERLTSKSKNLRTFERVPKGSEFNMELVYSVYNLNGDSETDKKFVEVVFQGMELLRDSYIGGSGSRGYGKISFRDITCTWKTAKDYEENKEGKSISLGETLAIDEVRKLIGSP, encoded by the coding sequence ATGACTGAAGGAATCGTTGTGAATTATGGATTTGTTGGTAACTTGATAATAAGGGGAAAGATTGTGGCCGAAACGGGTCTTCTCATCGGCGGCTCAGAAGAAATGACCGAGATTGGGGGAATCGACAAGCAGGTCATTAGGGACGCGGACGGAATGCCCTATATCCCTGGCAGCTCACTGAAAGGAAAAATGCGAAGCCTTCTTGAATGGTACTATAAGAAGGTTGGCGAATCAGGAATACACGTTTGCAAAGACGTCAACGAAGCATTGAAATGCCCGGTGTGCAGGGTTTTTGGCGTCCCCGCAGATCAGGAAATGAAAATCGGTCCCACGAGGCTCATCTGCAGGGATGGCCACGTGACGGAAAGAACGAGAGAAGAGCTGCGGAGAATGGGTGCGCTTGAGGTGAAGACCGAGAATGTAATCGAAAGGCTGACTTCCAAATCGAAGAATTTGCGGACATTCGAACGCGTTCCAAAGGGCTCTGAGTTCAACATGGAACTCGTTTACAGTGTCTACAATCTGAACGGAGATTCCGAAACGGACAAGAAATTCGTTGAAGTGGTCTTCCAAGGCATGGAGCTTTTGAGAGATTCCTACATCGGTGGGAGCGGGTCACGCGGGTACGGCAAGATTAGTTTCAGGGACATCACCTGCACATGGAAAACTGCCAAGGACTATGAAGAGAACAAGGAGGGGAAATCGATTTCACTTGGCGAAACATTGGCGATCGATGAAGTCAGAAAATTAATCGGCTCGCCCTGA
- the csm4 gene encoding type III-A CRISPR-associated RAMP protein Csm4 produces MDAVVLRPKSLSLAGYPKSDTLFGALCWGIRFISGNETLEKMLEDFRNGDPPFVISSAFPCALSVATVVEYLIPMPFFTIPSKFFELSASKRMEIVGNYKKLKKVRWADASLVFDILKGRVTIYDILESIEKVKDSGKGDWCFQDYNYKDGVLSRHDVPIYKEVDMVGNAINRITSSTGENFFFYKGYAMSRRGAMYFIIKHRKNCENIVRPALRFLEDRGIGGKISSGKGAFEIIQIRTNIDEKLAEMSSGKTVLNLSTYIPTHEEIVQFKNAGTKPIYNLLVRGGVIESGLASESNPWKARTMCFGEGSLFPAIENREVYGQNPVVHDKKYKVQQYGFSFYLRGDLKLEDFT; encoded by the coding sequence TTGGACGCGGTGGTTCTGCGGCCAAAGTCGCTTTCCCTTGCCGGCTATCCCAAGAGCGATACGCTTTTCGGCGCGCTTTGTTGGGGTATTCGATTCATCAGTGGCAATGAAACATTAGAAAAAATGCTCGAAGACTTCAGGAACGGAGACCCGCCGTTTGTCATCTCTTCAGCTTTCCCTTGTGCCCTCTCGGTCGCAACGGTTGTGGAGTATCTCATACCGATGCCCTTTTTTACAATTCCATCAAAATTTTTTGAATTATCTGCGAGTAAAAGAATGGAAATTGTTGGCAATTACAAAAAATTGAAAAAAGTCAGGTGGGCAGACGCCTCTCTAGTGTTCGACATTCTCAAAGGAAGAGTGACAATCTATGATATTCTCGAGAGTATAGAGAAAGTGAAGGATAGCGGAAAAGGAGATTGGTGCTTTCAGGATTATAACTACAAAGATGGCGTTCTCTCAAGACATGATGTTCCGATATACAAAGAAGTCGACATGGTGGGAAATGCGATCAATAGGATTACAAGCAGCACTGGCGAGAACTTTTTCTTCTACAAGGGATACGCGATGTCGAGAAGGGGCGCCATGTATTTTATTATCAAGCATCGAAAGAATTGTGAGAATATCGTGCGCCCTGCGCTTCGTTTCTTGGAGGACAGAGGCATCGGAGGAAAGATTTCTTCTGGAAAAGGCGCTTTCGAGATTATTCAGATACGGACGAATATCGACGAGAAACTTGCGGAAATGAGCAGCGGTAAGACGGTGTTGAATCTATCCACTTACATACCGACACATGAAGAAATCGTCCAATTTAAGAACGCGGGCACGAAGCCGATTTACAATCTGCTTGTGAGGGGAGGTGTGATCGAGAGCGGCCTCGCAAGCGAATCGAATCCTTGGAAAGCGAGGACGATGTGCTTTGGCGAAGGCTCTCTCTTTCCGGCAATCGAGAATCGCGAGGTGTACGGCCAAAACCCTGTTGTTCATGATAAAAAATATAAGGTTCAGCAGTACGGCTTTTCCTTTTATCTGAGGGGGGATTTGAAGCTTGAAGATTTCACTTAA
- the csm5 gene encoding type III-A CRISPR-associated RAMP protein Csm5, with amino-acid sequence MKISLKTLSPLHIRSEDEALDAWNSCLLGGKIVRIDADRFIRERADELSRYFNQTVVEGRSHLINDLIGGDLEESSKYGLYEIGCDQWVSNLLADAIATGKGYTIYGQIKTGGGEVYIPGSSIKGAIRTALAGLAIREDPAICDEFLNVAERTHRNALEGAELLEKIIFDCSMAVSDRDIMRVNPNYDLMRCIRISDSSAQSPSGVLRVICFRYVQKSRGSIETRQSLREPYFVEAIRPGASFSCELDVDVPLLRKMWEMRNDKKWEGADKKIKRLFGVVPDDFDEDSDLVDSIVKRIFRACNRKSESILASANEFLGGVSDMKLHLDCMNALRMDMGNRAKYFCPACRRSGIEDDEVVTLKGLKEEAERLKNIVGTAEQNSALLKLGWGTGYPGMTVSHDIDEGVIDEILHIDAIRKSTKKVLKRVRAGNYPKTKRIYTINGRPGGEFGWIQMRAES; translated from the coding sequence TTGAAGATTTCACTTAAGACTTTATCGCCTCTGCACATTAGGTCGGAAGACGAAGCTCTCGATGCGTGGAATTCTTGCTTGCTTGGAGGGAAAATCGTTAGAATCGACGCCGATCGATTTATTCGTGAGAGAGCGGATGAGCTCAGTCGGTATTTCAATCAAACTGTTGTTGAAGGGCGTAGCCATTTAATAAACGACCTGATCGGTGGCGACCTAGAGGAATCATCAAAATATGGTTTGTATGAAATCGGATGCGATCAATGGGTCAGCAACCTTCTCGCAGATGCGATCGCAACTGGGAAGGGATACACAATCTACGGTCAAATCAAGACAGGGGGAGGAGAGGTTTACATTCCTGGCAGCTCGATAAAGGGAGCGATCCGAACGGCACTGGCAGGACTCGCAATAAGGGAGGATCCAGCTATCTGCGACGAATTCTTGAATGTAGCAGAGAGAACGCATCGCAATGCGCTCGAGGGAGCGGAGCTTCTTGAGAAGATAATTTTTGATTGTAGCATGGCCGTTTCTGATCGGGACATCATGCGCGTCAATCCCAATTATGATCTCATGCGCTGCATAAGGATATCTGACTCCTCTGCTCAATCGCCAAGCGGCGTACTGAGGGTAATATGCTTCCGTTACGTACAAAAATCCAGGGGCTCTATAGAGACTAGGCAATCTCTGAGAGAGCCGTATTTCGTCGAGGCAATCCGTCCTGGGGCATCGTTTTCCTGCGAGCTGGACGTGGACGTGCCCCTTCTGAGGAAGATGTGGGAGATGAGGAATGACAAAAAATGGGAAGGGGCGGATAAGAAGATCAAGAGGCTTTTCGGAGTCGTGCCAGATGATTTTGACGAAGACAGCGATCTCGTCGATTCGATTGTGAAAAGAATCTTTCGTGCCTGCAACCGGAAATCCGAATCCATATTGGCAAGTGCCAACGAATTCCTTGGAGGGGTTTCGGATATGAAATTGCACCTCGATTGCATGAATGCTTTGCGTATGGATATGGGGAATCGTGCGAAATACTTCTGCCCCGCTTGCCGGAGGAGTGGGATTGAAGACGATGAGGTCGTTACACTCAAGGGATTGAAGGAGGAAGCGGAAAGGCTGAAAAATATCGTAGGGACGGCGGAGCAGAACTCGGCGTTGCTAAAGCTGGGCTGGGGGACAGGATATCCAGGCATGACCGTCTCGCATGACATCGATGAGGGCGTTATTGACGAGATCTTGCACATTGATGCCATCAGAAAGAGTACCAAGAAAGTGCTGAAGCGAGTAAGGGCTGGTAACTATCCCAAGACGAAGAGAATATACACCATAAACGGAAGGCCAGGGGGCGAATTTGGGTGGATCCAGATGCGGGCAGAAAGCTGA
- a CDS encoding CRISPR-associated protein Csx14, whose protein sequence is MDPDAGRKLKASLIAPVGTTPPVVTEMAQWLIKSGEVFLSDVALISTMEEEVRKSAKLVESALKASPWRINSHLYETNYTDVASDRSAIDFISLVSKIIRNEKVRHHAERVYLCISGGRKTQSVLLALCGQLWAVDGVYHVVMPSVSTVNMELERARNLIAEHFSSPSPLEFYEKHSDVFNKLMFPPADSYSVVELPIIPYSPEMVSQLGNVLRNERGVEIERCGLSANFIHVLVRHKILHSNGSVIRPTKKGYELGQLIAQSGY, encoded by the coding sequence GTGGATCCAGATGCGGGCAGAAAGCTGAAAGCTTCATTAATTGCGCCTGTTGGCACGACACCTCCAGTTGTGACCGAAATGGCTCAGTGGTTGATAAAATCTGGAGAGGTGTTTCTGTCAGATGTCGCTCTCATCTCAACCATGGAGGAAGAGGTGAGGAAGTCGGCGAAGCTAGTTGAATCCGCACTTAAGGCTTCGCCTTGGCGCATCAATTCACATCTTTACGAAACCAATTACACCGATGTCGCTTCTGATCGTTCGGCCATCGATTTCATTTCGCTTGTCTCAAAAATCATCAGGAATGAAAAAGTCAGGCATCATGCGGAAAGGGTATACCTCTGCATTTCTGGTGGCAGAAAGACGCAGTCAGTTCTCTTGGCGTTGTGCGGTCAGCTGTGGGCTGTCGATGGCGTTTATCACGTCGTCATGCCGAGTGTGTCCACGGTTAACATGGAATTGGAACGGGCAAGGAATTTGATTGCGGAACATTTTAGCTCGCCTTCCCCGTTGGAGTTTTACGAGAAGCATAGCGATGTTTTCAACAAACTCATGTTCCCGCCTGCGGACAGCTACTCGGTGGTGGAGTTACCGATCATTCCGTATTCGCCAGAGATGGTGAGTCAGCTGGGAAACGTGCTGAGGAATGAAAGGGGCGTGGAAATCGAGCGGTGCGGTTTGAGCGCAAATTTCATCCACGTGCTCGTGAGGCACAAGATCCTTCACAGCAATGGATCGGTGATAAGGCCGACAAAGAAAGGCTATGAGTTGGGTCAACTGATCGCCCAAAGTGGTTACTGA
- a CDS encoding TIGR02710 family CRISPR-associated protein has translation MSPAKRKRILVCTVGIDVDRAVRVITLSVNRLNPDKVVLVHTRQSHEKSHDEVMKSLAEFGLNVEMRFISDPENFDLVFDECLGILSEIVRQNSPNAEIYINYTLAMKPVVIGLCLAAILQNCANFVYISGKRDEETGKTIVGHEKILMHEVGRIREEITLREAIALAKNQDYGGALNLLDMHIKTMVNPSEKLLMAKRTLHFLSLWDKFEHAQALELLKKKEKFSDAVEERRGTYVNAMKKLKDEKDNSKLRFGRWHIVDLCLNAERRMVEGKYDDATARVYRMIEMVVQLLLWEKYGISTSDVDTEMEIYPPKLKEKLRRWKGDDEVLRIGVSRALEVLSEIEGRQIIDVDVLKKYLNIRNFSVLAHGVNPISRNEAIEFLDFAKVHIVPLVLSEQDFEDIRRSLEFPDFAKGL, from the coding sequence ATGTCTCCGGCGAAAAGAAAGCGGATCCTTGTCTGCACAGTCGGGATCGACGTCGACAGGGCGGTAAGGGTCATCACGCTATCTGTGAATCGCTTAAATCCAGATAAGGTGGTGCTTGTCCATACGAGGCAGAGTCACGAGAAGTCGCACGACGAAGTGATGAAGAGTTTAGCGGAATTTGGGCTGAATGTTGAAATGAGGTTCATTTCTGACCCAGAGAATTTTGATCTGGTGTTCGATGAATGCCTTGGCATTCTCAGTGAAATCGTGCGCCAGAATTCCCCAAATGCAGAAATATACATCAATTACACGCTCGCCATGAAACCAGTGGTCATTGGCCTTTGCCTGGCAGCGATCCTTCAGAATTGTGCCAACTTCGTCTACATATCTGGAAAGAGAGATGAGGAAACAGGAAAAACGATTGTCGGTCATGAGAAGATATTGATGCACGAGGTAGGAAGGATCAGGGAGGAAATTACGCTGAGAGAAGCGATCGCCCTTGCAAAAAATCAGGACTACGGAGGGGCACTCAACCTCCTTGATATGCATATTAAAACGATGGTCAATCCTTCCGAAAAACTCCTGATGGCCAAACGCACATTACATTTCCTCTCCCTCTGGGATAAGTTCGAGCATGCGCAAGCGCTTGAACTTTTGAAGAAGAAGGAAAAATTCAGCGATGCGGTTGAGGAAAGGCGTGGAACCTATGTAAATGCGATGAAGAAGCTAAAGGATGAAAAGGATAATTCGAAGCTGAGGTTCGGCAGGTGGCATATCGTTGACCTGTGCCTAAACGCGGAGAGGAGAATGGTTGAAGGGAAATACGATGACGCCACGGCGAGGGTTTACCGGATGATAGAGATGGTCGTACAGTTGCTGCTATGGGAGAAATATGGTATATCGACAAGCGATGTCGACACGGAAATGGAAATCTATCCCCCCAAGCTCAAGGAGAAACTCAGGCGGTGGAAGGGCGATGATGAGGTTTTGAGAATAGGTGTCTCCCGAGCTCTCGAAGTGCTTTCAGAGATTGAAGGGAGACAGATTATCGATGTGGACGTTTTGAAAAAATACCTCAACATTCGAAACTTTTCTGTGCTAGCGCATGGTGTAAATCCTATTTCTAGAAATGAGGCAATAGAATTCCTGGACTTCGCAAAGGTACATATTGTTCCACTGGTGCTAAGCGAGCAGGACTTCGAGGACATCCGAAGATCTCTGGAATTTCCTGACTTTGCAAAAGGATTGTAA
- a CDS encoding RDD family protein, giving the protein MDGMPTGYDLLEHSSALRRHWLRRAAAAIIDALIIFIPIRVLLLFINSPYQDIIAGVAAGIAWFVYSFVLEGIYGKTIGKSLFNLKVISVKENENLSIHKTFIRSVPKIFWYIFLPLDVLIGLAIDGDPRQRWSDTIAGTSVIMYTPELKRVAKIARRSRNKEKREVEKSTMSPQDAH; this is encoded by the coding sequence GTGGATGGGATGCCAACAGGATACGATCTTTTGGAGCACAGTAGTGCTTTGAGGAGGCATTGGTTGAGGAGGGCTGCTGCGGCGATCATCGATGCATTGATCATCTTCATTCCAATCAGGGTCCTTTTACTTTTCATCAATTCTCCGTATCAAGATATCATCGCTGGTGTTGCGGCGGGAATCGCCTGGTTTGTCTACAGCTTCGTTCTTGAAGGAATCTATGGAAAAACGATCGGGAAGAGTCTGTTTAATTTGAAAGTCATCTCGGTGAAAGAGAATGAGAATCTGTCGATACATAAGACTTTCATCAGAAGCGTGCCGAAGATCTTCTGGTATATTTTTCTACCCCTTGATGTATTGATTGGACTTGCCATCGATGGAGATCCGAGGCAGCGTTGGAGTGACACGATTGCTGGGACTTCCGTCATCATGTACACGCCGGAATTGAAGCGAGTTGCGAAGATTGCGCGGCGATCGAGGAACAAAGAGAAAAGAGAAGTTGAGAAATCGACGATGAGTCCTCAGGACGCTCATTGA
- a CDS encoding MFS transporter has protein sequence MPSDENQEGKKKRAFAMHVIILLGVVSLLGDITYEGARSVTGPYLALLGASAAIVGFISGLGEFIGYALRLVSGYLADKTERYWLMTFIGYGLLISIPLLAFAGRWEIAAILLISERMGKAIRSPSRDAILSHATKQVGRGWGFAIHEAMDQIGAIIGPLLFTLVFLLNGSYENGFALLLIPVVFMIAILFLAKRKVPSPAKLESEDVEKSNGEKRLPRIFWIYTAFIILAVAGFANFQLISYHLKTSSIVSDAELPLFYALAMGVDGLVALIIGKFYDKAGMRSLTLIPLLTIPIPFLAFTTSYSLVLLGVVLWGAVMGIHETIMRAAIADMSPVQRRGLAYGIFNTAYGASWLLGGTVMGLLYEISISWIALFAVIAQLVSIPLLYLMRKTPSGKT, from the coding sequence ATGCCTTCTGACGAAAATCAAGAGGGGAAGAAAAAACGCGCGTTCGCGATGCATGTCATCATTTTACTCGGAGTCGTGAGCCTCCTCGGCGATATTACCTACGAAGGTGCGAGAAGCGTCACTGGACCCTATCTCGCGCTTCTTGGTGCGAGCGCGGCGATCGTCGGCTTCATCTCGGGCCTCGGAGAATTTATCGGGTACGCGCTGAGACTCGTATCAGGTTACCTCGCAGACAAGACTGAACGCTACTGGCTGATGACCTTCATCGGTTACGGCCTCCTCATCTCCATCCCGTTGCTCGCTTTCGCTGGTCGCTGGGAGATCGCCGCGATTCTCTTGATTTCCGAGAGAATGGGAAAGGCGATCAGATCACCCTCGAGGGACGCGATACTCTCGCACGCGACGAAGCAGGTCGGGCGGGGCTGGGGATTCGCGATCCACGAAGCGATGGATCAGATCGGTGCGATCATCGGGCCGCTGCTCTTCACCCTCGTTTTCCTCCTCAACGGCAGCTACGAGAACGGCTTTGCGCTGCTGCTCATCCCAGTTGTTTTTATGATCGCGATTCTTTTCCTCGCGAAAAGGAAGGTGCCCTCCCCAGCAAAACTCGAAAGCGAAGATGTTGAAAAATCGAACGGTGAAAAAAGACTCCCCCGGATCTTCTGGATTTACACTGCGTTCATCATACTTGCAGTCGCGGGATTCGCGAATTTTCAGCTCATCTCGTACCATCTGAAGACATCCTCGATCGTTTCGGATGCAGAGCTGCCATTATTTTACGCACTGGCGATGGGCGTTGATGGTCTCGTAGCCCTCATCATCGGAAAATTTTATGATAAAGCTGGTATGCGGTCGCTCACACTCATCCCGTTGCTCACAATCCCGATCCCCTTCCTTGCGTTCACCACTTCCTATTCCCTTGTTTTACTCGGTGTCGTCCTTTGGGGTGCGGTCATGGGGATTCACGAGACAATCATGAGGGCGGCGATCGCGGATATGTCTCCAGTGCAGCGGAGGGGTCTTGCCTATGGTATTTTTAACACTGCGTACGGTGCGTCGTGGCTTCTCGGCGGCACGGTCATGGGTCTCCTTTACGAGATTTCAATTTCCTGGATTGCCCTCTTTGCGGTCATCGCCCAGCTTGTTTCCATTCCGCTTCTTTACCTCATGAGAAAAACGCCGTCTGGTAAAACTTAA
- a CDS encoding PadR family transcriptional regulator, with product MVKLEDEEYWKSMINMALTKFLVLRTLYHQPSHGYAILEKLAAFTRGCCTPTFGGIYPILRDLVSDGYATVEGKTVNGRKRKIYSLTEKGKNAYECALTTWNEVIPYLQRAVDELEGTSSLQGEVSDQNQGRDEKCRKEKRRVSRNG from the coding sequence ATGGTGAAACTCGAGGATGAGGAATACTGGAAATCGATGATCAACATGGCGCTCACGAAGTTTCTCGTACTCAGGACTCTCTATCATCAGCCATCCCACGGCTATGCCATTCTGGAAAAGCTCGCGGCGTTCACGCGCGGATGTTGCACGCCGACCTTCGGAGGGATCTATCCGATCCTGCGGGATCTCGTGTCGGATGGATACGCGACCGTTGAAGGTAAGACTGTCAATGGCAGAAAGCGGAAAATTTACAGTCTAACGGAGAAGGGAAAAAACGCTTACGAATGCGCGCTGACAACATGGAATGAGGTCATTCCTTATCTGCAGAGGGCGGTTGACGAACTGGAGGGCACCTCGTCCCTTCAGGGTGAAGTTTCCGATCAAAATCAAGGGAGGGATGAAAAGTGTCGGAAGGAGAAAAGAAGAGTCTCAAGGAACGGCTAG